The following nucleotide sequence is from Solanum dulcamara chromosome 7, daSolDulc1.2, whole genome shotgun sequence.
TCTGTTTGACTCTCTCACGAAAATATCACATATAGGCATTGTAAATAACCcctcttgtatatatatatatatgttaaccTCTGCACCTGATTCAGGCCAGAAAGCCGACTCTCGATGTTGTTGTATTGCAAAATCACACGAACATGAAAGCTTTCATGGAAGGACCTCATGCTTTTCCATTTTCAGTCACCCCTTTAATCTTCTCATGATCTTCCATGTGGCTGAAGTTACCTCTTTGCTTGAAGAGTTGCGTATGATGGTGCCTGCAGTAGAGCTTGTGATCATGGGCCACATAATTCGATGGACTGATTACACAACCCCCATGGCTACATTTGAAACAAGGCCTGTGGTACGAAGTGCCATCAACAGCCACCTGTGAAATAGCAGTAACCATATAAGTATCCACTAATTGCTACTACATAGAAAAGAATATGTCATTACCTTTTCCAGTGGATAGACAGTTTTCTTGCACGCAACACATTTATCTTGTGTTCCACCAAACAAAGCTGAAACTTTGTTGTTTGATTGAGACTGGGAAAATCGATAATACAACACAAGTGAGATCAACGTGTAAAAAGAAGAGAATGGTATATGCTTAAGGGATCATCGATGATCTTGACATTAGaaatcaatcaatcatggaATACCTTATCAAGAGATCTTTCCTTGACTGTTCTTGGCCCCCCTGCAAACAATATAACGAGTAGGTGAAAACAAGCTTCAAAGGAATAAGTGATGCAAAAATGACTTATAAGATGTAACAACTTGGTAGCTCTAGTAACCTTCAAAACTCTTGTTCAGGCTTCCAGTCATTTTGAATAGTTGATCAAAGTGAGGTCTGCAGTATAAAACTCCTTCATAGGAATTGTAGTTACCTAGCTGCAGAAGTTCAAATATGACTAGGAAATTAAGACCAAGATATCTTTTTTATGGATCGACAAAAAAAGGCACGGAAGTGATGATAAAGATACATGAGAATGTAGCTGACATCATACAATTAGTCAACCTAAACTACATGGCAATAAAAGTGCCATGTAGTTTTGCTACCTACATGGCACCTAGCCTTTTCACATATTTGCTACCTAGCCTTTTCTCAATAACAAGCAATGTACAGGGGAGTAGAAAATCAAGAGAATCTCCGCATTGAACAGTAGAAAATACCTGGATGAGAGGGGATGTGAAAAGCTAAAATTTATTTGACGTCTTCATGCATTATAAATTTAGAACCTCTTTGTATAGCATTTAGAATTTATAAGAAGATAAATCTCATTTGATATAATGATATTTTATACAAGGATTTAACTCATATATACCAAGATCATGAAAAAAATTGTACTATCACGTCATGTTATCTagatattttacttttttatggTAAGTTATTCATAGATATGTTTTGGTAATTTAGTAGTGTAAAAATTCATTTACGCTATTGTCAGTCTATTGATGCATGCAATGGTGGAATCAGAAATTCAGAATTTACACTAAAAGGccttaaaatatgaaaaagtaaataCATAAAGATGCCAAGAATATTCAACatctattatttatacataaaaattaatcttaaattatttgaaatgaacaaaaatgtcctTGCCGGAAAGGGTATTTCTGGATCAAAATATAGACGAAaaggacatttttggaccaaattataAACGAAAGACATTTGTGTTCACTGCAAATAGTTTAAGCTCATTTTTTGATCCTTTTCCCATTTTATATTGAAAGGGTTTCAGATGAATCCCTTCCCTTGTACCTATGTGGCCGGTGCATATAAGTTAAAACTTAAAACTATATAATGAACCATTGCTCCATAGTACCCCTTTAAGGGTCCATGTATAATGCATTGATAATGCACTATGGCCGACACTTGAAGACAGAGATATAAAAGATGAGAGGACCCCCTGTAGATCACTTCGTCTttatcaagatatcatcaaaccGCTATTATGTCCGTATTgtctattattatattaaaaataattgtcttATATTAATTGAGGCGATTTCAACAAATAATACTGCCTAGATTCAAATGCAAAAATCAC
It contains:
- the LOC129896715 gene encoding LIM domain-containing protein WLIM1-like, which produces MATFGGTTQKCKACEKTVYLVDQLKADSKVYHKSCFRCHHCKGTLKLGNYNSYEGVLYCRPHFDQLFKMTGSLNKSFEGGPRTVKERSLDKSQSNNKVSALFGGTQDKCVACKKTVYPLEKVAVDGTSYHRPCFKCSHGGCVISPSNYVAHDHKLYCRHHHTQLFKQRGNFSHMEDHEKIKGVTENGKA